One genomic region from Delphinus delphis chromosome 14, mDelDel1.2, whole genome shotgun sequence encodes:
- the STX11 gene encoding syntaxin-11 — MKDRLVEFVELTKRYEQQFPDKDNEFDSPPEDIVFETDHILESLYRDIQDLQDENQQLTYDVKRLGKQNTRFLTSMRRLSSIKRDTNSIAKDIKARGESIHRKLSAMKALSEVAEAQHGAHSAVARIARAQYSALTLPFQAAMLEYNQAEMKQRENCKIRIQRQLEIMGKDVSGDQIEDMFEQGKWDVFSENLLADVKGARAALNEIESRHREMLRLESRIRDLHDLFLQMAMLVEQQADTLDVIEFNVQKTLDYTGQAKVQVSKAVQYKKKNPCRTVCCFCCPCLN, encoded by the coding sequence ATGAAGGACCGGCTAGTAGAATTTGTGGAGTTAACCAAGCGGTATGAACAGCAGTTCCCAGACAAGGACAATGAATTTGACTCGCCCCCCGAGGATATCGTGTTCGAGACGGACCACATCCTGGAATCCTTGTACCGAGACATCCAGGACCTTCAGGATGAAAACCAGCAGCTAACTTACGACGTGAAGCGGCTGGGAAAGCAGAACACCCGCTTCCTCACGTCCATGAGGCGCCTCAGCAGCATCAAGCGGGACACCAACTCGATTGCCAAGGACATCAAGGCCCGGGGCGAGAGCATCCACCGCAAGCTGAGCGCCATGAAGGCGCTGAGCGAGGTCGCCGAGGCCCAGCACGGCGCGCACTCAGCCGTGGCGCGCATCGCGCGCGCACAGTACAGCGCTCTCACCCTCCCGTTCCAGGCCGCCATGCTCGAGTACAACCAGGCCGAGATGAAGCAGCGCGAAAACTGCAAGATCCGCATCCAGCGCCAGCTGGAGATCATGGGCAAGGACGTGTCGGGCGACCAGATCGAGGACATGTTCGAACAAGGCAAGTGGGACGTGTTCTCAGAGAACCTGCTGGCTGACGTGAAGGGCGCGCGGGCGGCCCTCAACGAGATCGAGAGCCGCCACCGCGAGATGCTGCGGCTGGAGAGCCGCATCCGCGACCTGCACGACCTCTTCCTGCAGATGGCCATGCTGGTGGAGCAGCAGGCTGACACCCTGGACGTCATCGAGTTCAACGTGCAGAAGACCCTCGACTACACCGGCCAGGCCAAGGTGCAGGTGAGCAAGGCCGTGCAGTACAAGAAGAAGAACCCCTGCCGGACCgtctgctgcttctgctgccccTGCCTCAACTAG